Proteins from a genomic interval of Cryptococcus neoformans var. grubii H99 chromosome 8, complete sequence:
- a CDS encoding ligand-regulated transcription factor: MVLINDKKFACEKCIKGHRVSACTHTDRPLFEVKKKGRPSTQCRHCKEKRKSAGSSVHTKCQCGATDPKTLKDILASVNAAHAAANESGGASATANTSAEPEIETRKGQPGSKPTFPRGLKDVHEIAAAANALQGWGEDDQVVKAAERTVQALLNPCKCELGGPCTCCQIKTKPRRKHSGHEFENPASAGATPPGGGCCGSSVHSRDDVATRNSPTSINSSEAIHHPPQTAPMLHKTRLFSPYSTDLRRRDSSSSTGSKTPGWASPRAMRPPVSRIKPLTDMRRLMNAAVNQDGTLASEIPRSVVGLPTLPGIESFNTSANLENGEKSKDVDMPLAFPTSEDVVIGACMCGDDCSCPGCATHDHHNISPSNRTHDGSCGESCKGHNDCAHSIPIPSGVQSIAQLICIAASQVPPPPPNRTDSLNPHDTRILPPSVSLSEDVARTMGIVPLKPLECCGGKCGCPPGECACTKQCCGCCGECTCEKDEDTRMEEEGEYTESARDVTTSSCGGCKGKEKQSGFSDMMSPQIPQSVSPTSYHVPPLQPKPLNLPVSTIHHSTLSPSFNTPQPSPPAVSSPADSLSMAVHPSNGPNVRPVPMIQPRPILPKRASDTGLVMPQGSRPPSALGRSGSMTATKRSGTSTGVRRSNSDVRKVVGPSQPHHRPSIQSSSDRSFYIGSPSNQIAPGGVPMASAPSQMTAPLNSADSNSDLLAFIQQQWSADKTSNSNSDMNPSHPTMPVSLTAEPWAFPPQNETTDDSAPVPFDLDAFLMSIGVQPDGELRNDRPLSSQPPQSLMPNIPPTQPIAPLPPIPPSMSDVRPGYDMTFANFFLNSTPSGPSGPSAIPATNIPSRHTTPQASRPLTPPESSFTEPPRWKFPGDLGGEIPIWNGPEALEGFGVLGSPVSEKEEVTEESQNEKDIIDLSKPLDSAALTKIMKALEKQGGGQSSSQGAPSVANTDQQLQSLPALQTVPPVHPASVISPTRADPAHELDDMFSQFVTLDGTPIGSNNDGLGLNGGPGMMALPTNLSLGDELGFGGEMRWDQARMWSN; this comes from the exons ATGGTGCTCATTAACGACAAGAAATTCGCTTGCGAAAAATGCATCAAAGGCCATCGTGTTTCGGCCTGCACGCACACAGACCGGCCCTTATTCGAAGTCAAAAAGAAGGGTCGTCCGTCCACACAATGCAGGCACTGCAAGGAAAAACGGAAAAGTGCGGGATCATCTGTTCACACAAAG TGCCAATGCGGAGCAACAGACCCTAAAACACTCAAAGACATCCTTGCCAGTGTCAATGCTGCTCATGCTGCGGCCAATGAGTCTGGGGGTGCATCTGCGACGGCAAATACGAGCGCGGAACCAGAGATTGAGACTAGGAAGGGACAACCGGGATCTAAACCTACTTTCCCTAGAGGTTTGAAAGATGTTCATGAGATCGCGGCGGCTGCGAATGCTTTGCAGGGTTGGGGGGAAGATGACCAGGTGGTTAAAGCAGCCGAGAGGACAG TGCAAGCCTTGCTGAACCCTTGTAAATGCGAGTTGGGAGGCCCATGCACGTGTTGCCAGATAAAAACAAAGCCGAGAAGGAAGCACTCTGGACATGAGTTTGAAAATCCGGCCAGTGCTGGGGCTACGCCACCCGGTGGCGGTTGTTGTGGTTCGTCAGTGCACTCTCGCGACGATGTGGCCACTCGCAACTCTCCTACGTCTATCAACTCCTCCGAAGccatccatcatcctccgcAAACTGCACCAATGTTACACAAGACACGACTCTTTTCTCCCTACTCTACCGATCTGCGCCGGCGTGATTCCTCATCAAGCACAGGCTCAAAAACCCCAGGTTGGGCTAGTCCCCGTGCTATGCGCCCTCCAGTCAGTCGTATCAAACCTTTGACGGACATGCGTCGCCTCATGAATGCGGCAGTCAACCAGGACGGCACTCTGGCGTCAGAAATTCCCCGTTCTGTGGTTGGTCTTCCTACGCTGCCGGGCATTGAAAGCTTTAATACCTCTGCCAATCTTGAGAATGGAGAGAAATCTAAAGATGTAGACATGCCCTTGGCTTTTCCTACTTCGGAAGATGTAGTCATTGGGGCGTGCATGTGTGGAGATGACTGTTCATGTCCTGGTTGTGCGACCCACGATCATCACAACATCTCACCTAGTAATCGTACTCATGATGGCTCATGCGGAGAGAGCTGCAAGGGCCATAACGATTGTGCACACTCCATACCTATTCCATCAGGTGTCCAATCCATCGCCCAATTAATCTGCATCGCGGCTTCTCAAGTgcctcccccgccccccaACCGGACAGATTCCCTTAATCCTCACGATACAAGgatccttcctccttcggTTTCGTTGAGTGAAGATGTTGCACGCACAATGGGCATCGTTCCTCTGAAACCTTTAGAGTGTTGTGGAGGTAAATGCGGGTGTCCTCCTGGGGAATGCGCCTGTACGAAACAATGTTGTGGATGTTGTGGTGAGTGTACTTgtgaaaaggatgaggacactcggatggaggaggaaggggaatATACGGAGAGCGCCAGGGATGTTACGACATCAAGTTGCGGAGGTtgcaagggaaaagagaagcaAAGCGGGTTTTCGGACATGATGTCCCCTCAAATCCCCCAATCCGTATCGCCTACTTCCTATCATGTACCTCCACTTCAGCCGAAACCTTTGAACCTCCCCGTGTCTACGATTCATCATTCAACGCTTTCACCATCTTTCAATACGCCACAACCATCGCCTCCGGCTGTATCTTCACCTGCAGATTCACTTTCTATGGCTGTTCATCCATCCAATGGTCCAAATGTTAGGCCTGTCCCAATGATTCAACCACGCCCCATATTACCAAAACGTGCATCTGACACAGGCTTGGTCATGCCCCAAGGTTCTCGACCTCCTTCTGCTTTGGGACGATCAGGCAGCATGACGGCCACAAAGAGGAGTGGGACAAGCACCGGGGTGAGAAGGAGCAACAGTGACGTGAGGAAGGTGGTTGGTCCATCTCAGCCTCATCACCGGCCGTCCATTCAAAGCTCAAGTGATCGGTCATTCTATATCGGCTCTCCTTCTAATCAGATAGCTCCCGGTGGGGTACCCATGGCCTCAGCGCCTTCTCAAATGACTGCTCCTCTGAACAGCGCCGACTCTAACTCTGATCTGCTCGCATTTATCCAACAGCAATGGTCCGCAGACAAAACATCTAATTCAAATTCAGATATGAACCCTTCTCATCCAACCATGCCCGTTTCGCTGACGGCCGAACCCTGGGCCTTCCCACCGCAAAACGAGACCACAGACGATTCTGCACCGGTCCCTTTTGACCTGGATGCGTTTTTGATGAGTATCGGGGTGCAACCCGATGGAGAACTTAGAAATGATAGGCCGCTATCATCTCAGCCGCCGCAATCACTCATGCCAAATATTCCTCCGACTCAACCAATTGCCCCTCTACCTCCTATTCCGCCGTCAATGAGCGACGTTAGACCTGGATACGACATGACATTTgccaacttcttcctcaactctaCTCCGTCAGGGCCTTCTGGTCCCTCCGCCATACCCGCCACCAATATACCATCGCGCCATACAACCCCCCAAGCCTCTCGACCGCTCACACCTCCAGAATCTAGCTTCACAGAACCGCCTCGTTGGAAGTTTCCCGGTGATTTGGGTGGTGAAATCCCGATATGGAATGGTCCGGAAGCCTTGGAAGGTTTTGGAGTGCTTGGGTCACCAGTGTcggaaaaggaagaggttaCAGAAGAAAGCCAAAATGAGAAAGACATAATAGATCTCTCAAAACCGTTGGATTCCGCGGCCCTGACGAAAATCATGAAGGCCCTGGAGAAGCAAGGAGGTGGACAATCGTCTTCGCAGGGGGCGCCGTCGGTGGCGAACACGGATCAGCAACTTCAGTCGTTACCAGCACTTCAAACTGTTCCTCCAGTCCACCCAGCCTCTGTTATCTCTCCTACGAGAGCAGATCCTGCCCATGAGCTCGATGACATGTTCAGCCAGTTCGTCACTCTTGATGGTACTCCTATTGGCAGCAATAATGATGGTCTTGGATTGAATGGTGGCCCGGGGATGATGGCTCTACCTACAAATTTGTCTTTGGGAGATGAGCTAGGTTTCGGGGGGGAAATGAGGTGGGATCAGGCTAGGATGTGGAGTAATTAA